Proteins from one Rhinopithecus roxellana isolate Shanxi Qingling chromosome 20, ASM756505v1, whole genome shotgun sequence genomic window:
- the NTN3 gene encoding netrin-3, with amino-acid sequence MPAWPWGLLLTAGTLFAALSPGPLAPADPCHDEGGAPRGCVPGLVNAALGREVLASSTCGRPATRACDASDPRRAHPPALLTSPGGTASPLCWRSEWLPRAPLNVTLTVPLGKAFELVFVSLRFCSAPPASVALLKSQDHGRSWAPLGFFSSHCDLDYGRLPAPADGPAGPGPEALCFPAPQAQPDGSGLLAFSVQDSSPPGLDLDSSPVLQDWVTATDIRVVLTRPSAAGDPRDMEAVVPYSYAATDLQVGGRCKCNGHASRCLLDTQGHLICDCRHGTEGPDCGRCKPFYCDRPWQRATARESHACLACSCNGHARRCRFNMELYRLSGRRSGGVCLNCRHNTAGRHCHYCREGFYRDPGRALSHRRACRACDCHPVGAAGKTCNQTTGQCPCKDGVTGLTCNRCAPGFQQSRSPVAPCVKTPIPGPTEDSSPVQPQDCDSHCKPARGNYRISLKKFCRKDYAVQVAVGARGEARGAWTRFPVAVLAVFRSGEERARRGSSTLWVPAGDAACGCPRLLPGRRYLLLGGGPGAAAGGAGGRGPGLSAARGSLVLPWRDAWTRRLRRLQRRERRGRCSAA; translated from the exons ATGCCTGCGTGGCCCTGGGGGCTGCTGCTGACGGCAGGCACGCTCTTCGCCGCCCTGAGCCCCGGGCCGCTGGCGCCCGCCGATCCTTGCCACGATGAGGGGGGCGCACCCCGCGGCTGCGTGCCAGGCCTGGTGAACGCCGCCCTGGGCCGCGAGGTGCTGGCGTCCAGCACGTGCGGGCGGCCGGCCACCCGGGCCTGCGACGCCTCCGACCCGCGACGGGCACACCCCCCCGCCCTCCTGACTTCCCCAGGGGGCACGGCCAGCCCTCTGTGCTGGCGCTCGGAGTGGCTGCCTCGGGCACCCCTCAACGTGACTCTCACGGTGCCCCTGGGCAAGGCTTTCGAGCTGGTCTTCGTGAGCCTGCGCTTCTGCTCAGCTCCCCCAGCCTCCGTAGCCCTGCTCAAGTCACAGGACCATGGCCGCAGCTGGGCCCCGCTGGGCTTCTTCTCCTCCCACTGTGACCTGGACTATGGCCGTCTGCCTGCCCCTGCCGATGGCCCGGCTGGCCCAGGGCCTGAGGCCCTGTGCTTCCCTGCACCCCAGGCCCAGCCTGATGGCAGCGGCCTTCTGGCCTTCAGCGTGCAGGACAGCAGCCCCCCAGGCCTGGACCTGGACAGCAGCCCAGTGCTCCAAGACTGGGTGACCGCCACCGACATCCGTGTAGTGCTCACAAGGCCTAGCGCGGCGGGTGACCCCAGGGACATGGAGGCCGTTGTCCCTTACTCCTATGCAGCCACTGACCTCCAGGTGGGCGGGCGCTGCAAGTGCAATGGACACGCCTCACGGTGCCTGCTGGACACACAGGGCCACCTGATCTGCGACTGTCGGCATGGCACCGAGGGCCCTGACTGTGGCCGCTGCAAGCCCTTCTACTGCGACAGGCCATGGCAGCGGGCCACTGCCCGGGAATCCCACGCCTGCCTCG CTTGCTCCTGCAATGGCCATGCCCGCCGCTGCCGCTTCAACATGGAGTTGTACAGACTGTCTGGCCGTCGCAGCGGGGGTGTCTGTCTCAACTGCCGGCACAACACCGCTGGCCGCCACTGCCACTACTGCCGGGAGGGCTTCTATCGAGACCCTGGCCGTGCCCTGAGTCACCGTCGGGCTTGCAGGG CCTGCGACTGTCACCCCGTTGGTGCTGCTGGCAAGACCTGCAACCAGACCACAGGCCAATGTCCCTGCAAGGATGGCGTCACTGGCCTCACCTGCAACCGCTGCGCACCTGGCTTCCAGCAGAGCCGCTCCCCAGTGGCGCCCTGTGTTA aGACCCCTATCCCTGGACCCACTGAGGACAGCAGCCCTGTGCAGCCCCAGG ACTGTGACTCGCACTGCAAACCTGCCCGTGGCAACTACCGCATCAGCCTAAAGAAGTTCTGCAGGAAGGACTATG CGGTGCAGGTGGCGGTGGGCGCGCGCGGTGAGGCGCGCGGCGCGTGGACGCGCTTCCCGGTGGCCGTGCTCGCGGTGTTCCGGAGCGGAGAGGAGCGCGCTCGGCGCGGGAGCAGCACGCTGTGGGTGCCCGCCGGGGATGCGGCCTGCGGCTGCCCGCGCCTACTCCCCGGCCGCCGCTACCTCCTGCTGGGTGGCGGGCCTGGAGCCGCGGCTGGGGGCGCGGGGGGCCGGGGGCCGGGTCTCAGCGCCGCCCGCGGAAGCCTCGTGCTCCCCTGGAGGGACGCGTGGACGCGGCGCCTGCGGAGGCTGCAGCGGCGTGAGCGGCGGGGGCGCTGCAGCGCCGCCTGA
- the TEDC2 gene encoding tubulin epsilon and delta complex protein 2 isoform X1: MLPADCSRRLVAELQGALDACAQRQLQLEQSLRVCRRLLQAWEPTGTWAWEPPPEPETNEEDPLPACTPSPQDLKELEFLTQALEKAVRVRRGITKAGERNKAPSLKSGSFVTSPGTTASTPPQPPGQAGGHASDTRPTKGLRQTTVPAKGRPERWLPSGRDRTRVGIGARAPRPGAGLRNQHMAPSAAPQAPEAFTLKEKGHLLRLPAAFRKAASQNLRLWVQLSSLQTSDSMDAAAAKTQFLQNMQTASGGSQPRLSAAEVEAEARRLRKACSLLRLRVRKELSAAPVDWMQEYRCLLTLEGLQAMVGQCLQRLQELRAAVAERPPLPCPVGRPPRASLSCGGGAEPTWSPQLLVYSSTQELQTLAALKLRVAVLDQQIHLEKVLMAELLPLVSAAQPEGPSWLTLCRAVHSLLCEGGARVLTILRDEPVD; the protein is encoded by the exons ATGCTGCCCGCGGACTGCTCGCGCCG GCTGGTGGCCGAGCTGCAGGGCGCCCTGGACGCCTGCGCACAGCGACAGCTGCAACTGGAGCAGAGCCTGCGCGTCTGCCGTCGGCTGCTGCAGGCCTG GGAACCAACTGGGACCTGGGCTTGGGAGCCACCTCCAGAGCCAGAAACTAATGAAGAGGACCCCCTTCCAG CATGCACACCCAGTCCACAAGACCTCAAAGAGTTGGAGTTTCTGACCCAGGCACTGGAGAAGGCTGTTCGGGTTCGAAGAGGCATCACTAAGGCTGGAGAAAGAAACAAGGCCCCCAGCCTGAAATCTGGGTCCTTTGTCACCTCTCCTGGCACGAcagcctccaccccaccccagcccccaggccaAGCTGGTGGCCATGCTTCAGACACGAGACCCACGAAGGGCCTCCGCCAGACCACGGTGCCTGCCAAGGGCCGCCCTGAGCGCTGGCTGCCATCAGGGCGGGATAGGACCCGTGTTGGGATAGGAGCCCGAGCCCCCAGGCCTGGAGCGGGCCTCAGGAACCAGCATATGGCCCCATCGGCTGCTCCTCAGGCCCCAGAAGCCTTCACACTCAAGGAGAAGGG GCACCTGCTGCGGCTGCCTGCGGCATTCAGGAAAGCGGCTTCCCAGAACTTGAG ACTGTGGGTCCAGCTCAGTTCCCTGCAGACCAGTGATTCCATGGATGCCGCTGCCGCCAAAACCCAGTTCCTCCAGAACATGCAGACAGCT TCAGGCGGGTCCCAGCCCAGGCTCAGTGCTGCGGAAGTGGAGGCGGAGGCAAGGCGCCTGCGGAAGGCCTGTTCACTGCTGAGACTGCGTGTGAGGAAGGAACTCTCCGCAG CCCCTGTGGACTGGATGCAGGAGTACCGCTGCCTGCTCACACTGGAGGGGCTGCAGGCCATGGTGGGCCAGTGTCTGCAGAGGCTGCAGGAACTGCGTGCAG CGGTGGCGGAACGGCCACCATTACCGTGTCCTGTGGGGAGGCCTCCCAGAGCCTCGCTGTCCTGTGGGGGCGGAGCGGAGCCTACATGGAGCCCCCAGCTGCTTGTCTACTCCAGCACCCAGGAGCTGCAGACCCTGGCGGCCCTCAAGCTACGAGTGGCCGTGCTGGACCAGCAGATCCACTTGGAAAAG GTCCTGATGGCTGAACTTCTCCCCCTGGTAAGTGCTGCACAGCCGGAGGGGCCGTCCTGGCTGACCCTGTGCCGGGCTGTGCACAGCCTGCTCTGCGAGGGAGGCGCACGTGTCCTCACCATCCTGCGAGATGAACCTGTGGACTGA
- the TEDC2 gene encoding tubulin epsilon and delta complex protein 2 isoform X2, whose translation MLPADCSRRLVAELQGALDACAQRQLQLEQSLRVCRRLLQAWEPTGTWAWEPPPEPETNEEDPLPACTPSPQDLKELEFLTQALEKAVRVRRGITKAGERNKAPSLKSGSFVTSPGTTASTPPQPPGQAGGHASDTRPTKGLRQTTVPAKGRPERWLPSGRDRTRVGIGARAPRPGAGLRNQHMAPSAAPQAPEAFTLKEKGHLLRLPAAFRKAASQNLRLWVQLSSLQTSDSMDAAAAKTQFLQNMQTASGGSQPRLSAAEVEAEARRLRKACSLLRLRVRKELSAAPVDWMQEYRCLLTLEGLQAMVGQCLQRLQELRAAPRSCRPWRPSSYEWPCWTSRSTWKRCFWKRRWGCNRGLQR comes from the exons ATGCTGCCCGCGGACTGCTCGCGCCG GCTGGTGGCCGAGCTGCAGGGCGCCCTGGACGCCTGCGCACAGCGACAGCTGCAACTGGAGCAGAGCCTGCGCGTCTGCCGTCGGCTGCTGCAGGCCTG GGAACCAACTGGGACCTGGGCTTGGGAGCCACCTCCAGAGCCAGAAACTAATGAAGAGGACCCCCTTCCAG CATGCACACCCAGTCCACAAGACCTCAAAGAGTTGGAGTTTCTGACCCAGGCACTGGAGAAGGCTGTTCGGGTTCGAAGAGGCATCACTAAGGCTGGAGAAAGAAACAAGGCCCCCAGCCTGAAATCTGGGTCCTTTGTCACCTCTCCTGGCACGAcagcctccaccccaccccagcccccaggccaAGCTGGTGGCCATGCTTCAGACACGAGACCCACGAAGGGCCTCCGCCAGACCACGGTGCCTGCCAAGGGCCGCCCTGAGCGCTGGCTGCCATCAGGGCGGGATAGGACCCGTGTTGGGATAGGAGCCCGAGCCCCCAGGCCTGGAGCGGGCCTCAGGAACCAGCATATGGCCCCATCGGCTGCTCCTCAGGCCCCAGAAGCCTTCACACTCAAGGAGAAGGG GCACCTGCTGCGGCTGCCTGCGGCATTCAGGAAAGCGGCTTCCCAGAACTTGAG ACTGTGGGTCCAGCTCAGTTCCCTGCAGACCAGTGATTCCATGGATGCCGCTGCCGCCAAAACCCAGTTCCTCCAGAACATGCAGACAGCT TCAGGCGGGTCCCAGCCCAGGCTCAGTGCTGCGGAAGTGGAGGCGGAGGCAAGGCGCCTGCGGAAGGCCTGTTCACTGCTGAGACTGCGTGTGAGGAAGGAACTCTCCGCAG CCCCTGTGGACTGGATGCAGGAGTACCGCTGCCTGCTCACACTGGAGGGGCTGCAGGCCATGGTGGGCCAGTGTCTGCAGAGGCTGCAGGAACTGCGTGCAG CACCCAGGAGCTGCAGACCCTGGCGGCCCTCAAGCTACGAGTGGCCGTGCTGGACCAGCAGATCCACTTGGAAAAGGTGCTTCTGGAAGAGGAGATGGGGGTGCAACAGAGGTCTGCAGCGTTGA